A section of the Synergistaceae bacterium genome encodes:
- a CDS encoding alpha-hydroxy-acid oxidizing protein, which produces MKRYLCRICDQEFEEKDAARDSTGGLCCPVCGAPSSMLALLETDPAPEETEEKAPDAAASPLAYVLPRQDPSCRYMDDIHAMALTGQTLIGAMGTQMTMPGWDEILLLGAQLNPFPLDEHAPVDTETVIGPRAAKPMILQNPVYISHMSFGALSKEAKIALARGSALAKTAVCSGEGGILSEEMSEAYKYIFEYVPNLYSVTPHNLQNADAIEIKIGQGTKPGMGGHLPGSKVTAAIAAARDKPEGRDIISPSRFPGIDSKEDLKALVQRLRDESGGRPIGIKIAAGHIERDLEFCVFAAPDFITIDGRGGATGASPKLLRDSTSVPTVYALCRARKYLNEQKSDISLVITGGLRVSPDFAKALALGADAVAIATAALMAAGCQQYRICGSDRCPVGVATQDPELRKAFSIESAAQRVANFLNVTLEELKTYARITGHPRLHDLSLDDLVTVSSEISGHTCIPHA; this is translated from the coding sequence ATGAAACGTTACCTGTGCAGGATATGCGATCAGGAGTTCGAGGAAAAAGACGCCGCGCGCGACTCGACGGGAGGACTGTGCTGCCCCGTCTGCGGAGCGCCCTCCAGTATGCTGGCCCTTTTGGAGACCGACCCCGCCCCGGAGGAGACGGAGGAAAAGGCGCCCGACGCCGCGGCCTCTCCCCTGGCCTACGTTCTGCCACGGCAGGATCCCTCCTGCCGATACATGGACGATATCCACGCCATGGCCCTGACCGGACAGACCCTCATCGGCGCCATGGGGACCCAAATGACGATGCCGGGCTGGGACGAAATCCTTCTGCTGGGGGCGCAGCTGAACCCCTTCCCTCTGGACGAACACGCCCCCGTGGACACGGAAACCGTGATCGGGCCCAGGGCCGCAAAACCCATGATCCTCCAAAACCCCGTTTATATTTCACACATGTCCTTCGGGGCCCTTTCCAAAGAGGCGAAAATTGCCCTGGCCCGAGGCAGCGCCCTGGCCAAAACTGCCGTTTGCAGCGGAGAAGGGGGCATTCTGTCGGAGGAGATGTCCGAAGCTTACAAATATATTTTCGAATACGTGCCCAACCTCTACAGCGTCACCCCTCACAATCTGCAAAACGCGGACGCCATCGAGATTAAAATCGGCCAGGGGACAAAACCGGGCATGGGCGGGCATCTGCCGGGCAGCAAGGTCACGGCGGCAATCGCGGCCGCCCGGGACAAACCGGAAGGGCGGGACATCATCAGCCCCTCCCGCTTCCCGGGAATCGACTCCAAAGAGGATTTGAAAGCCCTCGTTCAGCGCCTGAGAGACGAGTCCGGCGGTCGCCCCATCGGGATCAAAATCGCCGCGGGGCACATCGAGCGGGACTTGGAGTTCTGCGTGTTCGCCGCCCCGGATTTCATCACCATCGACGGACGGGGAGGAGCCACGGGAGCCAGCCCGAAACTGCTTCGGGACTCCACCAGCGTCCCCACGGTCTACGCCCTCTGCCGCGCTCGAAAATATCTGAATGAACAGAAGAGCGACATTTCTCTGGTCATAACCGGCGGACTGCGGGTCTCGCCGGACTTCGCAAAGGCGCTGGCGCTGGGGGCCGACGCGGTCGCCATCGCCACAGCCGCGCTGATGGCCGCGGGCTGCCAGCAGTATCGAATCTGCGGAAGCGACCGATGCCCGGTGGGCGTGGCCACTCAGGACCCGGAACTGCGAAAAGCCTTTTCCATCGAAAGCGCGGCCCAAAGAGTCGCGAACTTCCTGAACGTGACGCTGGAGGAGCTCAAAACTTACGCGCGCATAACCGGCCATCCCCGCCTGCATGACCTTTCTTTGGACGACCTCGTCACTGTCAGCAGCGAGATTTCCGGTCACACCTGCATCCCCCACGCCTGA
- a CDS encoding Na+/H+ antiporter NhaC family protein codes for METVEAGILSLIPPLLAIGLALLTKEVIFSLMTGILTGIGIYVFKAGLGMEGFLPVIVRVFIENLSKNAAMILFLALLGALVALIARAGGARAYGNWAAAKLSTKRSVSLVTALLGIIIFIDDYFNCLTLGAVMRPVTDKQGISREKLAYIIDSTAAPVCVIAPISSWAAAAAGYFPAEAGISGMQAFVMSIPFNLYALLTLFMVAWIAARRNADFGPMRLAEERAARNGPEGGAVTSVGDEISSLPVSEHGKVHDLVCPVLFLVVVCVLAMLYYGGFWSGKGVSLVDAFANTDANSALTMGGLTSLIMVFFFYVPRGLISFKDFFATITIGVKSMVSAMIILTLAWTIAAVCKEMLDTGTYIASLITRSNLPVALIPALMFLAACVIAFSTGTAWGTFGILIPITITVCYKAAPAFSIPTLGAVMGGAVFGDHCSPISDTTILSSTGAGCAHIDHVSTQIPYAFTVAAACFAGYLVVGLTLGNGGLSAALGQTGGAALVNLSSLLSLPAAFVLLLGLLLILPAIAGKHRPD; via the coding sequence ATGGAAACTGTTGAAGCCGGTATTCTTTCGCTTATTCCGCCGCTGCTTGCCATCGGGCTGGCGCTCCTGACCAAAGAGGTCATTTTCAGCCTTATGACGGGGATCCTCACGGGCATTGGGATTTATGTCTTCAAGGCCGGCCTGGGAATGGAGGGTTTTCTGCCCGTGATCGTCAGGGTTTTTATCGAAAACCTGAGCAAGAACGCGGCGATGATTCTTTTCCTTGCCCTGCTGGGGGCTCTGGTCGCCCTGATTGCCCGGGCGGGAGGCGCGCGCGCTTATGGAAACTGGGCTGCGGCAAAACTTTCCACAAAACGGAGCGTGTCTCTGGTGACGGCGCTTCTGGGAATCATCATTTTCATCGACGATTATTTCAACTGTCTGACTCTTGGGGCGGTGATGCGGCCCGTCACGGACAAGCAGGGAATTTCCCGGGAAAAACTCGCCTACATCATCGACTCCACCGCCGCGCCGGTCTGCGTCATCGCGCCGATTTCGTCCTGGGCTGCCGCGGCGGCGGGCTACTTCCCGGCCGAGGCGGGAATCAGCGGAATGCAGGCTTTTGTGATGTCGATTCCGTTCAACCTCTACGCGCTGCTGACCCTCTTTATGGTGGCGTGGATAGCGGCCCGCAGAAACGCCGACTTCGGTCCCATGCGGCTGGCAGAAGAGCGGGCGGCGCGAAACGGTCCGGAAGGAGGGGCTGTCACTTCCGTCGGCGACGAAATATCGAGCCTTCCGGTTTCCGAGCATGGCAAAGTCCACGATCTGGTCTGTCCCGTTTTGTTTCTGGTCGTCGTCTGCGTTCTGGCGATGCTCTACTACGGCGGGTTCTGGAGCGGCAAGGGCGTTTCTCTGGTGGACGCCTTCGCCAACACGGACGCCAACAGCGCTTTGACCATGGGCGGTCTCACGTCGCTGATCATGGTCTTTTTCTTTTACGTCCCCCGGGGGCTGATCTCGTTCAAGGACTTTTTCGCCACCATCACCATCGGCGTTAAATCAATGGTTTCGGCAATGATCATCCTCACCCTCGCCTGGACCATCGCCGCTGTCTGCAAGGAGATGCTGGACACCGGAACCTACATCGCCTCCCTCATCACCCGCTCCAACCTGCCGGTGGCCCTGATTCCGGCGCTTATGTTCCTCGCGGCCTGCGTCATCGCGTTTTCCACAGGGACGGCCTGGGGAACTTTCGGCATTTTGATACCCATCACGATCACCGTTTGTTATAAAGCCGCTCCGGCCTTTTCGATCCCGACTCTGGGCGCGGTGATGGGAGGCGCGGTTTTCGGCGACCACTGCTCGCCCATATCCGACACGACGATCCTCTCGTCCACGGGCGCGGGCTGTGCCCACATCGACCACGTTTCCACCCAGATTCCCTACGCCTTTACCGTGGCGGCGGCCTGCTTCGCGGGTTATCTGGTCGTGGGGCTGACCCTGGGCAACGGCGGCCTGAGCGCGGCGCTGGGGCAAACCGGCGGCGCGGCGCTGGTCAACCTTTCCAGCCTCCTGAGCCTGCCGGCGGCGTTTGTGCTGCTTCTGGGGCTGCTCCTGATTCTGCCGGCAATAGCGGGAAAACACAGGCCCGACTGA
- a CDS encoding HD domain-containing protein, whose amino-acid sequence MTSIRDQRLYRWQTAVIGIITDLLEFRDDVTGGHISRTQKYLSVLLNKMVEKRIYYDEISNWDLDAVVASASLHDIGKIAISDAILNKPNKLTKDEFEIMKTHVIIGVAAIKAIKRETGDGMFLHHAELMAGTHHEKWDGSGYPSRLKKYGIPLEGRLMAIADVYDALISERPYKKALSLEQAACTIRSGRGNHFDPVLVDVFSEVSEDFARIVSEDRCLNDLAAARHSWSGEWDTVYGTLILDQLGDDVVGSYPYNFGKLVGTCRGNVLSGTWMESTGCVLHKNEEDIEATCFETGGTSGDFMFTMSEDGSSFIGKWRPISGGNWFAWRGKKRQILSFE is encoded by the coding sequence ATGACGAGTATCAGAGATCAGCGACTGTACAGATGGCAGACAGCGGTTATTGGTATCATAACGGATCTCCTGGAATTTCGGGATGACGTTACGGGAGGGCATATTTCGCGCACCCAGAAATATCTGTCCGTTTTGCTGAATAAAATGGTGGAGAAGCGGATTTATTATGATGAAATATCCAACTGGGATTTGGACGCGGTGGTGGCCTCGGCGTCTCTTCATGACATAGGGAAAATTGCCATAAGCGACGCCATATTGAATAAACCGAACAAATTGACGAAAGACGAATTCGAGATCATGAAAACTCACGTCATCATAGGCGTCGCGGCGATAAAAGCCATTAAGAGGGAAACCGGCGATGGAATGTTTCTGCACCACGCGGAACTGATGGCGGGCACCCACCATGAAAAATGGGACGGGTCCGGGTATCCGTCGAGGCTGAAAAAATACGGAATTCCCCTCGAAGGCCGCCTGATGGCCATTGCCGACGTCTATGACGCGCTGATTTCAGAGCGGCCGTACAAAAAGGCCCTGTCCCTGGAGCAGGCCGCCTGCACCATCCGGAGCGGCAGGGGGAACCACTTCGACCCTGTACTGGTGGACGTTTTTTCCGAGGTTTCCGAAGATTTTGCCCGCATCGTATCGGAGGACAGGTGCCTTAATGACCTTGCCGCCGCCCGTCATTCCTGGTCCGGAGAGTGGGATACGGTTTACGGTACCCTCATTCTGGACCAGCTCGGCGACGACGTTGTCGGCTCTTATCCCTACAATTTCGGCAAACTTGTGGGAACATGCAGAGGAAATGTGCTTTCCGGCACGTGGATGGAGTCCACAGGCTGCGTTCTGCACAAAAATGAGGAGGATATAGAGGCCACGTGTTTCGAAACCGGCGGAACCTCGGGGGATTTCATGTTTACGATGTCCGAGGATGGCTCGTCCTTTATCGGGAAATGGCGTCCCATCTCCGGCGGCAACTGGTTTGCATGGAGAGGTAAAAAACGTCAGATTTTATCTTTTGAGTGA